In Gossypium arboreum isolate Shixiya-1 chromosome 5, ASM2569848v2, whole genome shotgun sequence, a single genomic region encodes these proteins:
- the LOC128292635 gene encoding uncharacterized protein LOC128292635, whose protein sequence is ITYPTMDTDFELKSGLIQLLPTFRGLQNENPHKHLKEFHMVCRSMKPQGVTEDQIKLRAFPFSLVDSAKEWLFYLPPGSITTWADLSRLFLNRFFPASRAVELRREIMRIRQKDTESLYDYWERFKKLYASFPQHGITEQSLLQYFYEGLKPMEMNMVDAASGGALVNMTPQQARDLISTMATNSQQKAKTTRLCGICATPEHTTDACPSLNDDTMAHLNAKTEASIRELTTSIEKMNSQGKLPSQIEPNPRQNANAVTLRSRKVLEPIPGRNLGQESAQEKPKKDEQVPAKPSLPKIQPPFPGRLNQCRKSKKDKEIFETFRNVEINLPLLDAIRQIPRYAKFLKELCTNKRKLTGNEKVSVGENVSAVLQRKMPVKCKDRGMFAIPCKIGHLGIKKAMCDLGASINVMPFSIYESLNASFLTKTGVTIQLADRSIVHPEGVLEDVLVKVNRLIFPADFYVIKMDEDNAPLSSDILLGRPFLSTANTKIDVRSGTLTMEFDREIVKFNVYGTISHPSEVLNVNRVDIVAYKLALPPAARIHPTFHVSQLKKHIGSAVSVPTLPPVESDGALLKTAVRILDRHLVKQGNHAAVEVLV, encoded by the exons ATcacgtatcctactatggatactgattttgaattaaaatcAGGCTTGATCcagctactgccaacttttcGGGGGTTACAGAATGAAAATCCCCACAAGCATTtgaaagaattccatatggtttgccgtagtatgaaacctcagggggtaactgaagatcaaattaaattgcgcgctttccctttttccctagtAGATTCAGCtaaggaatggttattttatttacctcctggatccattacaacttgggctgatctaTCTCGCTTATTTCTTAACAGGTTTTTCCCAGCATCGCGTGCAGtcgagttaagaagagaaatcatGAGAATAAGGCAAAAAGACACAGAGTCTCTGTACGACTActgggagcgatttaagaagttgtaTGCAAGTTTCCCACAACATGGTATAACGGAACAGTCTTTGCTtcagtacttttatgaaggcctaaaacccatggaaatgaatatggtagacgccgcgagtggaggagcgttggtcaatatgactccacaacaagcaagagacttgaTCTCCACGATGGCTACAAATTCTCAGC AAAAAGCAAAGACAACCCGGTTATGCGGAATATGTGCTACCcctgaacatacaactgatgcatgtcccagtttgAATGATGATACTATGGCCCATTTAAATGCT AAAACTGAAGcatctataagagaattgaccacatcaattgagaaGATGAACTCTCAAGGAAAGCTGCCATCGCAAATAGAACCAAACCCGAGGCAAAATGCAAATGCAGTAACGCTGAGAAGTAGAAAGGTGCTGGAACCAATTCCTGGCAGAAATCTTGGCCAAGAAAGTGCCCAGGAAAAACCCAAAAAAGATGAACAGGTCCCAGCGAAACCCTCACTGccgaaaatccaacctccattcccaggacGATTAAATCAGTGTCGAAAAAGTAAGAAAGATAAAGAGATCTtcgaaacattcagaaatgtcgAGATCAATTTACCACTGTTAGATGCAATCAGACAGATTCCGCGAtatgccaagttcctcaaagagctttgcaccaacaaacgaaaactaacaggtaatgaaaaggtaagtgttggtgagaatgtttcAGCAGTGCTACAGCGGAAAATGCCGgttaaatgcaaagataggggtatgtttgctattccatgcaaaattggccatttaggaattaaaaaggctatgtgtgatttaggggcctccataaatgtcatgcctttttctatttatgaatcacttaacgcgagttttttgacaaagacaggTGTTACCATTCAGTTGGCAGACAGGTCTATTGTGCATCCCGAAGGAGTCCTTGAGGACGTATTAGTCAAAGTTAATAGGCTTATCTTCCCtgcagatttttatgtgataaaaatggatGAGGATAACGCTCCTCTgtcttcagacatcttgttggggcgacctttccttagtactgcAAATACTAAGATTGATGTACGAAGCGGAACCCTCACGATGGAGTTTGACAgggagatcgtgaagtttaacgtttatggcactattagtcacccaagtgaagtcttgaacgtaaaccgtgtcgacata GTCGCTTACAAATTAGCATTACCACCTGCTGCTCGGATCCATCCTACTTTTCATGTTTCCCAATTGAAGAAACATATTGGATCGGCAGTGAGTGTTCCTACCTTGCCACCAGTCGAGTCTGATGGAGCTCTTCTCAAGACAGCGGTTCGAATTTTGGATAGACACCTCGTCAAACAAGGCAACCATGCTGCGGTAGAGGTTCTGGTCTAA
- the LOC108450471 gene encoding stearoyl-[acyl-carrier-protein] 9-desaturase 6, chloroplastic-like: protein MQLTYCLPTKNLSWTPRVHHRRHSPPTSAVRFAPISAAVTVSPPKHQKTHSMPSEKQEVFKSMENWATENVLPLLKPVKDCWQPQTFLPDPALPLEEFNDQVKELRERMAELPDDYFVVLVGDMITEEALPTYQTMINTLDGVKDETGASSSPWAVWTRAWTAEENRHGDLLRNYLYLSGRVNMFMIERTLQYLIGAGMDPGTENNPYLGFVYTSFQERATFVSHGNTARLAKEGGDPVLARICGTIAADEKRHEMAYSKIVGKLLEIDPTGAMLAIGDMMKKKITMPAHLMFDGEDPRLFEHFAAVAQRIGVYTSDDYADIVEALNERWGLEKLEGLRDEGRRAQEFVCNLAPRIRKLQERAEERAKKMGPQAVKFSWIFNREIKL from the exons TACCAAAAACCTCTCATGGACGCCACGTGTCCACCACCGTCGCCATTCTCCACCAACCTCCGCCGTCAGGTTCGCCCCGATATCCGCCGCCGTTACGGTATCTCCTCCGAAACATCAAAAGACTCACTCAATGCCATCCGAAAAGCAAGAAGTGTTCAAATCAATGGAAAACTGGGCCACCGAAAATGTATTACCTCTGCTCAAACCAGTCAAAGATTGCTGGCAACCGCAGACCTTTTTGCCGGATCCGGCATTACCATTGGAAGAGTTCAACGACCAAGTGAAGGAGCTGAGAGAACGCATGGCAGAGCTGCCGGATGATTATTTCGTGGTGTTGGTCGGAGATATGATAACGGAGGAGGCATTACCGACGTATCAGACGATGATCAATACGTTGGATGGGGTGAAGGATGAGACAGGGGCTAGCTCTAGTCCGTGGGCTGTTTGGACACGGGCTTGGACGGCGGAGGAGAACCGGCACGGCGATTTGTTGAGGAATTATCTGTATTTGTCAGGGAGAGTTAATATGTTCATGATTGAGCGGACTCTGCAATATCTGATCGGCGCTGGAATG GACCCTGGAACCGAAAACAACCCATACTTGGGCTTCGTCTACACCTCATTCCAAGAGCGAGCTACCTTTGTATCCCACGGCAACACCGCTCGTTTAGCCAAGGAAGGTGGCGACCCAGTCTTGGCACGCATATGCGGCACCATTGCGGCGGACGAGAAACGCCACGAAATGGCCTACTCAAAGATAGTCGGCAAACTACTCGAAATCGACCCAACTGGAGCAATGCTAGCAATCGGCGATATGATGAAGAAAAAGATAACAATGCCAGCTCACTTGATGTTCGATGGCGAAGATCCACGGTTGTTTGAGCACTTCGCTGCCGTGGCACAGCGGATAGGAGTGTATACATCGGATGATTACGCTGATATAGTGGAGGCATTGAATGAAAGGTGGGGATTGGAGAAGTTGGAAGGGTTGAGGGATGAAGGAAGGCGAGCGCAGGAATTTGTGTGTAACTTAGCGCCTAGGATTAGGAAATTACAAGAACGAGCAGAGGAGAGGGCTAAGAAAATGGGGCCTCAAGCAGTGAAGTTTAGCTGGATTTTCAATAgggagattaaattgtaa